A genomic segment from Tolypothrix sp. NIES-4075 encodes:
- a CDS encoding styrene monooxygenase/indole monooxygenase family protein codes for MRRIAIIGAGQAGLYLAIGLLDAGYAVTLFSDRTPEAILNGKPMGLPILFSNSLELERNLKLNFWDDEFPSCDKFRSQVCDPEGNPAIVISSPIEKPWQAVDQRLKFSTWMHEFVKRGGELIIQAMTPNDLDKCVKNYDLVVVSTGRGSLSTLFEPDTQKSKHDQPQRYLASVIVTNLNVDTADSHTVKMTLLPGVGEMLLYPFYAKDKIPAYVVAFEACLGEVMDQFSQIKSGEEQVEMSKKVMQQLKPDNYEVVKDMQLVDDQAWLNGTITPIVRQPIGRLPSGAVVMGIGDAVILHDPLSGQGANNATKMAHLVKQRIIDPGNQRFNESWMQKVFDEFWNYAQYTHAFTDCLLTPPEHLQDIMVAMSENPEVARDYLNGINHPPSLSPWFFDSQSTKEYLAQKNSCVKVSA; via the coding sequence ATGCGACGAATTGCAATTATAGGAGCAGGTCAAGCAGGTCTTTATTTAGCGATTGGTCTGCTTGATGCGGGTTATGCAGTAACTTTGTTTAGCGATCGCACACCAGAAGCGATCCTCAATGGTAAACCGATGGGATTACCAATATTATTCTCCAATTCTCTGGAACTAGAACGTAATTTAAAACTAAATTTCTGGGATGATGAATTTCCTAGCTGTGATAAATTCCGTAGCCAAGTCTGCGATCCTGAAGGAAACCCAGCTATAGTTATCTCTTCTCCTATAGAAAAACCTTGGCAAGCTGTAGATCAGCGTCTTAAATTTTCTACTTGGATGCACGAATTTGTCAAAAGAGGTGGTGAACTTATAATTCAAGCAATGACACCAAACGACTTAGACAAATGTGTAAAAAACTATGATTTAGTTGTGGTTTCTACTGGTCGAGGAAGTCTCTCAACTTTGTTTGAACCAGACACGCAAAAATCGAAACACGATCAGCCGCAGCGTTACTTAGCATCAGTAATTGTCACAAATTTAAATGTAGATACAGCTGATTCACATACCGTTAAGATGACTCTTCTACCTGGTGTTGGTGAAATGCTTTTGTATCCATTTTATGCTAAAGATAAAATTCCGGCTTACGTAGTTGCCTTTGAAGCTTGCCTTGGGGAAGTAATGGATCAATTTTCCCAAATAAAAAGCGGTGAAGAACAGGTGGAAATGAGCAAAAAGGTAATGCAGCAGTTGAAACCCGACAATTACGAAGTTGTGAAAGATATGCAACTAGTAGATGACCAAGCATGGTTAAATGGTACAATTACACCGATAGTGCGTCAACCAATTGGTCGCTTGCCATCAGGTGCAGTTGTTATGGGTATTGGCGATGCTGTCATCCTACACGATCCTCTTAGTGGACAGGGAGCGAATAACGCTACAAAGATGGCTCATCTAGTTAAGCAACGAATTATTGACCCAGGCAACCAACGCTTCAATGAGTCATGGATGCAAAAAGTATTTGATGAATTTTGGAATTATGCTCAGTATACTCATGCTTTTACTGATTGCTTGTTAACACCTCCAGAACACCTGCAAGATATTATGGTTGCAATGAGTGAAAATCCAGAAGTTGCCAGAGATTACTTAAATGGTATTAATCATCCACCGAGCTTATCCCCGTGGTTTTTTGATTCCCAAAGCACCAAGGAATATTTAGCACAAAAGAACAGTTGCGTCAAAGTTAGTGCATAG
- the shc gene encoding squalene--hopene cyclase — translation MQTQDKVTVNQVAEAIAKSQNHLLSIQNPAGYWWAELESNVTITAEVVLLHKIWGTDSQRPLHKVETYLRSQQRQHGGWELFYGDGGELSTSVEAYMALKLLGVSASDPAMRKARDFILQRGGISKTRIFTKFHLALIGCYNWRGLPSIPPAIMLLPDAFPFNIYEMSSWARSSTVPLLIVFDDKPVYQIDSPITLNELYVEAANQIQFELPRNNDWTDLFITLDNAFKLAENLNLMPLRSEGIKAAEKWILERQEATGDWGGIIPAMLNSMLALKSLNYDVNDPIVVRGLQAIDNFAIETEDSYRVQPCVSPIWDTAWAIRALIESGLAADHPAIVKAGEFLLDKQILDYGDWAVKNHQGKPGAWAFEFENRFYPDVDDSAVVVMALQIAKLPNEQLKQQAIARAINWIASMQCQAGGWAAFDLNNNQDWLNLVPYGDLKAMIDPNTADVTARVLEMLGECKQSIDTQSFEKAIAYLINEQEPDGSWFGRWGVNYIYGTSGALSAFALVAPQTHQNSISRGATWLLKCQNPDGGWGETCRSYNDPSLKGKGKSTASQTAWAIIGLIAAGQATGKIALPAIEKGINYLLATQQSDGTWDESEFTGTGFPGHFYLKYHLYQQYFPLIALGRYQNI, via the coding sequence ATGCAAACTCAAGATAAAGTAACAGTCAATCAAGTAGCAGAAGCGATCGCTAAGAGCCAAAATCATCTTCTCTCGATTCAAAATCCCGCAGGTTACTGGTGGGCAGAGTTAGAATCTAATGTCACTATCACCGCTGAAGTTGTCCTTCTACATAAAATTTGGGGGACAGATTCTCAAAGACCTTTACACAAGGTCGAAACGTACCTGCGTTCTCAACAACGACAGCATGGTGGTTGGGAACTTTTTTACGGTGATGGCGGAGAACTCAGCACTTCGGTAGAGGCTTATATGGCGCTGAAGCTGCTAGGTGTTTCTGCAAGCGATCCGGCAATGAGAAAGGCACGAGATTTTATTTTACAGCGAGGCGGCATCAGTAAAACTCGCATCTTTACAAAGTTTCATTTAGCACTGATTGGCTGCTACAACTGGCGGGGTCTTCCCTCGATTCCACCAGCAATTATGCTTCTGCCAGATGCTTTCCCATTTAATATCTATGAAATGTCGAGTTGGGCAAGGTCAAGCACTGTTCCTTTATTAATTGTCTTTGATGATAAGCCTGTTTATCAAATTGATTCACCTATCACTTTAAATGAGTTGTATGTTGAAGCTGCAAATCAAATTCAATTTGAATTACCTCGCAATAACGATTGGACAGATTTATTCATCACCCTAGATAATGCTTTCAAGTTAGCAGAAAACTTGAATTTAATGCCTTTGCGGTCAGAAGGTATCAAAGCCGCAGAAAAATGGATTTTAGAAAGACAAGAAGCAACCGGTGATTGGGGCGGAATTATTCCGGCGATGCTAAATTCAATGTTAGCTTTGAAGTCGCTTAATTACGATGTTAACGATCCAATTGTCGTTAGAGGTTTGCAAGCAATTGATAATTTTGCGATTGAAACTGAAGATTCCTACCGAGTGCAACCTTGTGTTTCTCCAATTTGGGATACAGCTTGGGCAATTCGTGCTTTAATAGAATCTGGTTTAGCAGCAGATCATCCGGCGATAGTTAAAGCTGGAGAATTTCTGTTAGACAAGCAGATTTTGGATTATGGTGATTGGGCAGTTAAAAATCATCAAGGTAAACCGGGTGCTTGGGCATTTGAGTTTGAAAATCGCTTTTATCCAGATGTAGACGACTCTGCCGTAGTTGTCATGGCGTTGCAGATAGCGAAACTACCAAATGAACAATTAAAGCAGCAAGCGATCGCACGCGCTATTAATTGGATTGCTTCGATGCAATGTCAAGCTGGTGGTTGGGCTGCATTCGATCTCAACAACAATCAAGATTGGCTTAATTTAGTGCCCTATGGAGACTTAAAAGCGATGATCGATCCAAACACCGCTGATGTTACCGCCAGAGTATTAGAAATGCTGGGCGAATGCAAACAGTCAATTGATACTCAAAGCTTTGAGAAAGCGATCGCGTATCTCATCAACGAACAAGAACCGGATGGTTCTTGGTTTGGTCGTTGGGGAGTAAACTACATTTATGGAACTAGTGGGGCACTTTCCGCTTTTGCTTTAGTTGCACCGCAGACTCACCAAAACAGTATCTCACGCGGTGCAACTTGGTTACTCAAATGTCAAAACCCCGATGGTGGTTGGGGTGAAACTTGTCGCAGTTACAACGACCCCAGTCTTAAAGGAAAAGGAAAGAGTACAGCATCCCAAACCGCTTGGGCAATAATAGGCTTGATAGCAGCAGGTCAGGCAACAGGGAAAATAGCGCTACCCGCAATTGAAAAAGGAATTAACTACCTTTTAGCAACTCAACAATCAGATGGTACTTGGGACGAATCAGAATTTACAGGTACTGGCTTTCCCGGTCATTTTTACCTGAAATATCACCTTTATCAACAATATTTTCCTTTAATAGCTTTAGGGCGCTATCAAAATATCTAG
- a CDS encoding prohibitin family protein → MKKIKAFNNAGKLTALLFLITIFLTPFVIINAGQRGVLMRFGEVQSTILGEGIHTIIPIVNTVQKLSVRVQSQEISAEASSRDLQDVFTDVALNWHIIPEEVNAIFQQIGDEKSVIERIINPAVEEVLKAVIAKYTAEEVITKRGEVKAGVDNALTTRLATYHIAVNDISLVHIHFSAQFSQAVEAKQIAEQEAKQAEFIALKASKQAQAKVNLSKGEAEANSLLRETLTPEVLQRQTIEKWDGKLPLIVGKDVPKLLNLRDLVDANKN, encoded by the coding sequence ATGAAAAAAATCAAAGCTTTTAACAATGCTGGTAAACTCACAGCCCTTTTATTCTTAATAACTATATTCCTCACCCCTTTTGTAATAATCAACGCTGGACAACGCGGCGTATTAATGCGATTTGGTGAAGTGCAATCCACAATACTAGGAGAAGGAATTCACACAATCATTCCTATAGTTAATACTGTGCAAAAATTGAGTGTTCGAGTCCAAAGCCAGGAAATTTCCGCAGAAGCATCCTCAAGAGATTTACAAGATGTCTTCACCGATGTAGCGCTCAATTGGCATATTATCCCAGAAGAAGTAAATGCCATTTTTCAACAAATTGGAGATGAAAAAAGTGTTATAGAGCGGATTATAAATCCAGCGGTTGAAGAAGTACTCAAAGCCGTGATAGCAAAGTATACTGCTGAAGAAGTTATCACAAAAAGGGGGGAAGTGAAAGCAGGAGTTGACAATGCACTAACCACACGTCTAGCTACTTATCATATTGCAGTTAATGATATTTCTTTAGTGCATATCCACTTCTCAGCGCAATTTAGCCAAGCAGTGGAAGCAAAACAAATTGCCGAACAAGAAGCAAAACAGGCAGAGTTTATAGCGTTGAAAGCATCAAAACAAGCTCAGGCAAAAGTCAATCTTTCAAAAGGAGAGGCTGAAGCGAACAGTTTGCTCCGTGAAACTTTGACTCCAGAAGTACTCCAAAGACAAACAATCGAAAAATGGGATGGCAAGTTGCCATTAATTGTTGGTAAGGACGTTCCCAAATTGTTGAATTTGAGAGATTTGGTAGATGCTAATAAAAATTGA
- a CDS encoding alpha/beta fold hydrolase — MLRFQPPGFGHKVVNTSLGGMVYYTQTTAPWLITDIDLPPLLFLHNFGGGASAYEWSKVYPAFASTHRILAPDLIGWGDSAHPVRDYQISDYLNTIAQFITQTCNTPVTAFASSLTAALTVRLAIQQPELFKALFLVCPSGFDDFGQGAGRRLPLGLINTPVLDNLIYALGAENEIAVRNFLQSFLFAKAERVSEEMVQAYLTSAQQFNAKFAALAFLRGDLYFDLSLYIKQLSIPTVMFWGEKAQFTSVKLGRRLASLNTSAIRDFQAIASVGVLPHLELPEVMIGLLQRYF, encoded by the coding sequence ATGCTTAGATTTCAACCTCCTGGTTTTGGGCATAAAGTCGTTAATACTTCGTTGGGGGGAATGGTTTACTATACCCAAACCACTGCACCCTGGTTAATAACTGACATTGATTTACCCCCGTTACTGTTTTTGCATAACTTTGGTGGTGGAGCATCTGCTTATGAATGGTCTAAAGTTTACCCCGCTTTCGCCTCTACTCACCGGATATTGGCACCTGATTTAATCGGTTGGGGTGATTCTGCTCATCCAGTGCGAGATTATCAAATAAGTGATTATTTAAATACCATCGCTCAATTTATCACTCAAACTTGTAACACTCCTGTAACGGCATTCGCATCTTCTCTGACAGCTGCTTTGACTGTCCGTCTTGCGATTCAACAACCGGAATTATTTAAAGCCCTCTTTCTCGTTTGTCCCTCTGGATTTGATGACTTTGGGCAAGGTGCCGGACGTAGACTTCCACTTGGGTTGATTAATACGCCAGTGTTGGATAATTTAATATATGCCCTTGGCGCGGAAAATGAAATCGCAGTCCGCAATTTTTTACAAAGTTTTTTGTTTGCTAAAGCCGAACGAGTATCCGAAGAAATGGTACAGGCTTACTTAACTTCTGCACAACAATTCAATGCTAAGTTTGCTGCATTGGCATTTTTGCGCGGCGACCTTTATTTTGACTTAAGTTTGTATATTAAGCAATTGAGCATTCCGACTGTGATGTTTTGGGGTGAAAAAGCACAGTTTACCAGCGTTAAATTAGGACGAAGGTTGGCTTCTTTAAATACGAGTGCAATTCGAGATTTTCAGGCGATCGCTTCAGTGGGAGTCCTGCCACATTTAGAATTACCAGAGGTGATGATTGGTTTGTTACAGCGCTATTTTTAG
- a CDS encoding two-partner secretion domain-containing protein, whose product MSGVSTYWRWFLGIAISSMNALTASYANAQIIPDATLPVNSNVRVQGGVFNITGGTQAGNNLFHSFQQFSVPTGGAALFNNSVLIQNIISRVTGGSVSNIDGLLRANGLANVFLINPNGVVFGPNASLNIGGSLAVSTANAIQFGEQGFFSATPANSPPLLTVNPSAFFFNQITPGNIVVQQGQTRGLSQVAAGRSLVLLGGDILVDGGTLNAQGGRVELGGLAKAGTVQINFNNNDFSLAFPPQVERADIQLSNGGTVNVIAGSSGSIAINARNLLLSQGSNLFAQVGNNLGTVDTQAGDITINTTGAIALTDNSAIASSVESDAIGNSGNINIQTGSFSLDNSRLFANTNGRGNAANISIQAVDSVALTNNSVIFNGVGFRGKGNGGNINIQADSLAVTNGSQISTSVRGLGDAGDININVLDEVLLAGVGSDQFRTGVFSNVAFTGAGNGGSITFRTGRLQVRDGAQVSTGTFGLGNAGNLSVETFGDVVLSGTSPDGRFASGFFTSIFPGGLGNGGDLRFISGGRLQVRDGAQVSTATFGQGNAGNLNFIARDAVELVGTSANGQFASRVTSAVEEGGLGNGGDLRFTTPRLQIRDGAQISTATSGSGNAGNLLVTALDAELIGTSPDGKFASGFTSAVEPGGLGNGGSLLINANRLRIANGAIASASSLGAGDPGSINAQADSIILNRGQLTAQSITSRGGDIRLSTDLLLLLRNSLLSTTFAIPQLVGNEEVNIDIDITGFFFALDNSNIIANAFAGPGANFRVNAQAFVISPDSSIVVNGRRFETPPIVELFTDLPMPEIIDTSTQITSSCSAFGKGGSSFTVTGRGGLPSSPDEPLSSDVVWSDTRLTATASQQQPKKPAAKRPSKVEAVAIVPATGWVFNNKGEVTLISDAANADSSSYTPATCLGH is encoded by the coding sequence ATGTCTGGAGTGAGTACTTATTGGCGCTGGTTCTTGGGTATTGCAATAAGTAGCATGAATGCTTTGACTGCAAGTTACGCTAATGCCCAAATTATCCCCGATGCTACTCTACCCGTTAATTCCAACGTAAGAGTACAGGGTGGAGTCTTCAACATCACTGGAGGAACTCAAGCCGGAAATAACTTATTCCACAGTTTCCAACAGTTTTCTGTACCTACTGGTGGTGCTGCTTTATTCAACAATTCTGTACTTATCCAAAATATCATTAGTCGGGTAACGGGTGGGTCAGTTTCTAACATTGATGGGTTACTCCGCGCTAATGGTTTAGCTAACGTGTTTCTAATTAATCCTAACGGGGTTGTTTTTGGACCGAATGCCTCATTGAACATTGGCGGTTCTTTAGCGGTGTCCACGGCAAATGCAATCCAATTTGGCGAACAAGGTTTTTTTAGCGCCACTCCTGCAAATTCTCCTCCCTTACTTACAGTTAATCCTTCAGCTTTTTTCTTTAATCAAATTACCCCCGGTAACATAGTTGTTCAACAAGGGCAAACAAGAGGGTTGTCACAAGTTGCTGCCGGTCGTAGTTTGGTGTTATTAGGTGGTGATATACTTGTCGATGGTGGAACCTTAAATGCCCAAGGTGGACGAGTTGAATTGGGAGGGTTAGCCAAAGCAGGAACAGTTCAAATCAATTTTAACAACAACGATTTTAGTTTGGCTTTTCCCCCTCAAGTAGAGCGAGCAGATATACAACTTAGTAATGGCGGTACAGTTAATGTTATTGCTGGAAGTAGCGGAAGTATTGCCATCAATGCTAGAAACTTATTACTTTCACAGGGAAGCAACCTTTTTGCTCAGGTAGGAAATAATTTAGGAACTGTTGACACTCAAGCCGGAGATATCACAATTAATACTACAGGAGCGATCGCTTTAACTGATAATAGCGCGATCGCCAGCAGCGTAGAATCAGACGCCATTGGTAATAGTGGTAACATTAACATTCAAACTGGTAGTTTCAGCCTAGATAACTCTCGTTTATTTGCTAACACCAATGGACGGGGAAATGCTGCAAATATTTCTATTCAAGCTGTTGATTCAGTAGCTTTAACAAATAATAGTGTCATTTTCAACGGGGTGGGATTCCGTGGTAAAGGAAACGGCGGTAATATTAACATTCAAGCTGATTCACTTGCTGTTACAAACGGTTCTCAAATAAGTACTAGTGTTAGAGGACTAGGAGATGCTGGAGACATCAATATTAATGTTCTTGATGAAGTCTTGTTAGCTGGAGTAGGTAGCGATCAATTCCGAACTGGTGTTTTCAGTAATGTTGCATTTACGGGTGCCGGAAATGGAGGAAGTATCACTTTTAGAACCGGAAGATTACAGGTTAGAGATGGAGCGCAGGTATCAACAGGTACTTTTGGACTAGGAAATGCAGGCAATTTAAGCGTTGAGACATTTGGTGATGTTGTGTTAAGTGGTACTTCACCTGATGGACGGTTTGCCAGTGGTTTCTTCACTTCTATCTTCCCTGGAGGACTAGGAAATGGGGGAGATTTAAGGTTTATAAGCGGTGGGCGATTACAGGTTAGAGATGGAGCGCAGGTATCAACAGCTACTTTTGGTCAAGGAAATGCAGGTAATTTAAATTTTATTGCCAGAGATGCTGTAGAGCTAGTTGGCACTTCGGCTAACGGTCAATTTGCCAGTCGTGTAACTTCTGCGGTTGAGGAAGGAGGACTCGGAAATGGTGGAGATTTAAGGTTTACAACGCCAAGATTGCAGATTCGAGATGGAGCGCAAATATCTACCGCAACTTCTGGAAGTGGAAATGCAGGTAATTTGCTTGTTACAGCTCTTGATGCGGAGTTAATTGGCACTTCACCTGATGGTAAATTTGCCAGTGGCTTTACTTCTGCTGTTGAACCTGGAGGTCTAGGTAATGGTGGATCGCTTCTGATTAACGCTAATCGGTTAAGAATTGCCAATGGAGCGATCGCATCTGCGAGTAGTCTGGGAGCAGGAGATCCAGGCAGTATAAATGCTCAAGCTGATTCTATTATTCTCAATCGAGGACAACTCACAGCTCAATCTATAACCAGTAGAGGCGGAGATATTCGATTAAGTACAGACTTACTACTATTACTTCGCAACAGTTTGCTATCTACTACCTTTGCCATTCCTCAACTAGTAGGAAATGAAGAGGTAAATATTGACATCGACATTACTGGCTTTTTCTTTGCGTTAGACAATAGTAATATTATTGCCAATGCTTTCGCAGGTCCAGGAGCGAACTTTAGAGTTAATGCTCAAGCATTTGTAATTTCCCCAGACAGCAGTATTGTTGTAAATGGAAGACGATTTGAAACACCTCCGATTGTAGAGCTTTTTACCGATCTGCCAATGCCAGAAATAATCGATACCTCAACACAGATTACTTCTAGTTGTAGTGCTTTTGGCAAAGGAGGCAGTAGTTTCACTGTTACCGGACGCGGTGGTTTGCCTTCTAGCCCTGACGAACCCCTCAGTAGTGATGTAGTATGGTCAGATACTCGCCTCACGGCTACAGCATCACAGCAACAACCTAAGAAACCCGCAGCTAAACGACCTTCTAAAGTTGAAGCTGTGGCAATTGTGCCTGCTACTGGTTGGGTGTTTAATAATAAAGGGGAAGTAACTCTTATCTCTGATGCGGCGAATGCTGATAGTTCCAGCTATACTCCTGCTACTTGTCTTGGACACTGA
- a CDS encoding glycosyltransferase, whose translation MEGIIFGVMLLSLVIWIGLLTLRGQFWRTDQRLEVGETMLESSPTVCAVIPARNEADLLPVSLRSLLRQDYHGSFTVFLVDDHSTDGTPDIAEGVACALNKSQQLQIISAQTLPPGWTGKLWAMEQGIQAVETRNVASLQKPDYFLLTDADIEHDIANLRRLVAKAEQDNLDLVSVMVRLRCKSFWEQLLIPAFVFFFQKLYPFRWVNDPNNTTAAAAGGCILIRREALNRIGGIKAVRHALIDDCALASAVKRKRGGVGEGGMGRQGDLGTRRLGDKETWRQGDLETRRLGDNCFSPFGRASRLNAGNPRTALDSPSPPLSIPPSPYPPLPHSSTPSTGRIWLGLSTKTRSLRPYPSLATIWDMVARSAYTQLNYSPLLLILTLVGMILIYMVPPLGIIWGALMGNWGIVFTAFLTWLLMSLAYLPTIRFYKCPVWLVFCLSAIAFLYTLMTLDSALRHWQGRGGAWKGRVYPG comes from the coding sequence ATGGAAGGAATTATATTCGGGGTGATGCTCTTATCTTTGGTAATTTGGATTGGATTATTAACTTTGCGGGGTCAGTTTTGGCGAACAGACCAGCGACTAGAGGTAGGAGAAACAATGCTAGAATCATCACCGACGGTGTGTGCGGTAATTCCGGCACGTAACGAAGCTGATTTGCTACCAGTTAGTTTGCGATCGCTTCTACGTCAAGATTATCACGGCTCGTTTACCGTATTCCTAGTAGACGACCACAGCACAGACGGCACTCCAGATATAGCTGAAGGTGTTGCCTGCGCTTTAAATAAATCGCAGCAATTACAAATTATTTCCGCCCAAACACTACCTCCCGGCTGGACTGGTAAACTATGGGCAATGGAACAAGGCATTCAAGCTGTAGAGACGCGAAATGTCGCGTCTCTACAAAAACCAGACTATTTTTTGCTCACCGATGCAGATATTGAGCATGATATAGCAAATCTTCGCCGACTCGTTGCCAAAGCCGAACAAGATAATTTAGATTTGGTTTCGGTAATGGTGCGACTTCGCTGTAAAAGCTTTTGGGAACAACTTTTAATTCCAGCTTTTGTTTTTTTCTTTCAAAAACTCTATCCCTTTCGCTGGGTTAACGATCCAAATAATACAACAGCCGCAGCCGCCGGAGGCTGTATTTTAATTCGTAGAGAAGCCTTAAATCGCATCGGTGGAATTAAAGCTGTACGACACGCTTTAATAGATGATTGTGCCCTTGCTTCTGCGGTGAAGAGGAAGAGGGGGGGAGTGGGAGAGGGGGGGATGGGGAGACAAGGAGACTTGGGGACAAGGAGACTTGGAGACAAGGAGACTTGGAGACAAGGAGACTTGGAGACAAGGAGACTTGGAGATAATTGTTTCTCCCCCTTCGGGAGAGCCAGTCGCCTCAACGCGGGGAACCCGCGCACGGCGCTGGACTCACCATCCCCCCCTCTTTCCATCCCCCCCTCTCCCTATCCCCCACTCCCCCACTCCTCCACTCCCTCAACCGGTCGCATTTGGCTGGGATTAAGTACTAAAACTCGCAGTTTGCGTCCTTATCCTTCTTTGGCTACGATTTGGGATATGGTTGCGCGTAGTGCTTATACGCAATTGAATTATTCGCCATTGCTGTTAATTTTGACTTTGGTGGGGATGATTTTGATTTATATGGTTCCACCTTTGGGGATTATTTGGGGTGCGTTGATGGGCAATTGGGGCATTGTATTTACAGCTTTCTTGACATGGTTGCTGATGAGTTTGGCTTATTTACCCACCATTCGCTTTTATAAGTGTCCTGTATGGTTGGTATTTTGCTTGAGTGCGATCGCCTTTCTTTATACTCTCATGACTTTAGACTCAGCTTTACGTCATTGGCAAGGACGAGGGGGTGCTTGGAAAGGACGAGTGTATCCAGGATAA
- the glpK gene encoding glycerol kinase GlpK codes for MSKYILAFDQGTTSSRSIIFDRNGEMLTIAQKEFPQIFPQPGWVEHDPNEIWSSQIGVANEALARINIQASDIAAIGISNQRETTIVWERKTGKPIYNAIVWQDRRTAAYCDELKAAGHETTFQNKTGLVIDAYFSGTKLKWLLDNVPDARSLAERGELAFGTVDSWLIWKLTQGELHITDVTNASRTLLFNIHTQQWDDELLFILDIPRSLLPQVQSSSQVYGYTSEGLLGSRIPIAGIAGDQQAATFGQASLQSGMAKNTYGTGCFMLLNTGNKPMLSNHKLLTTIAWSINGRTTYALEGSVFIAGAVVQWLRDGLGIIKHSGDVEALACSVTDNGGVYFVPAFVGLGAPYWDSYARGTIVGLSRGSTSAHIARAALESIAYQTADVIDAMRQDSQLYLSELRVDGGASRNDLLMQFQADILGVPIVRPKITETTALGAAYLAGLAVGYWDEAEIVQQWQVEKRFEPNFSADHRLTLLDSWHQAIAQTRHR; via the coding sequence ATGAGTAAATATATTCTGGCATTCGATCAAGGCACTACCAGCTCGCGCAGTATTATATTTGACCGCAATGGCGAAATGCTAACCATTGCTCAGAAAGAATTTCCTCAAATCTTTCCGCAGCCTGGTTGGGTGGAGCATGATCCTAACGAAATATGGTCTTCCCAAATTGGTGTAGCAAACGAAGCTTTAGCTCGGATTAATATCCAAGCTAGTGATATTGCAGCGATTGGAATTAGCAATCAACGAGAAACTACGATAGTCTGGGAGCGAAAAACAGGCAAGCCGATTTATAATGCGATCGTCTGGCAAGATCGCCGCACTGCTGCTTACTGCGATGAACTTAAGGCAGCTGGACATGAGACAACATTCCAAAACAAAACAGGACTGGTGATTGATGCTTACTTTAGTGGCACTAAACTCAAGTGGTTGCTTGATAATGTGCCTGATGCTCGCTCCTTAGCCGAGCGAGGAGAACTGGCATTTGGAACCGTCGATAGCTGGTTGATTTGGAAACTAACTCAGGGGGAACTCCACATCACAGATGTAACTAATGCTAGCAGAACGTTGTTGTTCAATATTCACACTCAGCAGTGGGACGATGAATTGCTGTTTATTCTCGATATTCCGCGTTCTCTTCTTCCTCAAGTGCAAAGTTCATCACAAGTGTATGGGTATACATCTGAAGGTCTTTTAGGTAGCCGCATTCCCATTGCTGGAATTGCCGGAGACCAGCAGGCTGCAACCTTTGGGCAGGCATCGTTGCAATCTGGTATGGCAAAAAACACTTACGGTACAGGCTGCTTCATGTTACTGAATACAGGTAATAAGCCGATGCTATCCAACCACAAGTTGCTGACCACGATCGCCTGGTCTATAAATGGACGCACCACTTATGCCCTAGAAGGCAGCGTATTTATTGCCGGGGCTGTTGTACAATGGCTACGCGACGGACTCGGCATTATCAAGCATAGTGGCGATGTTGAAGCTTTAGCTTGCAGCGTGACTGATAATGGTGGTGTGTATTTTGTGCCTGCGTTCGTCGGTTTGGGCGCACCTTATTGGGATAGCTACGCTCGTGGTACAATTGTAGGTTTAAGTCGCGGATCAACTAGTGCCCATATTGCCCGTGCAGCTTTAGAAAGCATTGCCTATCAAACGGCTGACGTGATTGATGCTATGCGTCAAGATTCTCAGCTTTATCTGTCTGAACTGCGGGTAGATGGGGGTGCATCCCGCAACGATCTGCTGATGCAGTTCCAAGCTGATATTTTAGGTGTGCCGATTGTCCGTCCCAAAATCACCGAAACTACTGCTTTGGGTGCTGCTTATCTGGCAGGTCTAGCTGTTGGCTATTGGGACGAAGCCGAAATTGTGCAGCAGTGGCAGGTTGAGAAACGGTTTGAGCCGAACTTCAGCGCTGACCATCGCTTAACACTACTAGACTCATGGCATCAAGCGATCGCTCAGACGCGACATCGGTAG